TTCATGGACGTGCGTTCCAGGATCTTGTTGTCCGGCAGGACGGCGAGAATCTCGGGGTACGTATGGCCTGAGAAACTCTCCGTCTCGACGGTCGTGATCGTCGTCGGTACGCCGAACACCTTTGCCGCCTTGGCGAGCGCGACGACGTTGTTCTTCAGCATCTGGCGGTCGATCGACTGCACGCCGAAGGCCATCTGCGGCTGATGATCGATGATGATGAGCTGGCTGTTCTGCGGCGTGAGGAGTTCGAGGTAGCTGGTCATGATGATCTCTCTATGTTGAAGGCGATGCGGGGGAGGCGGAGTGCTTGGTCCCGCCCCGGTCTTGCACGTTGGCGCCGATGGTCAGGCGCCCATGTCGAAAAGGAGCACTTCGGCCTCGTCGAGCCCCTCGAGGTGGAGCCGCCCGGAAGTCGAGATGGCAACGCCATCGCCCTCGCGCAGCGGCTCGCCATTCAGTGCCAGGCAACCGCGGGCGACCTGCACCCAGCCGCCGCGTCCGGCTGCGATCATGTGCTCGACGGCGTCTCCTTCACCGAGCATCGTTGCGTAGAGATCGACGTCCTGGTGGATCGTGACCGAACCCTCGCGACCTTCGCGCGAACCGATCAGCCTCAACCGGCCGCGTTTCTCGGCATCGGGGAACGACCGCTGCTCGTACCCGGGCGCGATCCCTTTTTTCTCCGGAATGATCCAGACCTGGAGGAAGTGGACGGGCTCCGTCTTCGAGGCGTTGAACTCCGAGTGTCGCACGCCGGTCCCGGCCGACATGCGCTGCACGTCACCGGGCCGGATCACCGAACCCGTTCCGAGGCTGTCCTTGTGCTCGAGCGCACCTTCGAGGACATAGGAGATGATCTCCATGTCGCTGTGCGGATGCGCGGGAAAGCCGCCGCCTGGCGCCACGCGATCGTCGTTGATCACCCGCAGCGGGCCGAAGCCCATGTGCCTCGGATCGTGATAATGCCCGAACGAGAAGCTGTGCCGGCTGTTCAGCCAGCCGAAGTTGGCTCGACCACGCTCCTCTGATCTTCGCAATGTCAGTGTCATGGCTCATCTCCTTGGCTTGCGGCGCTGGACGCCTGTTGCCGCATGAGGTAGATGGATGCTGATCTTCCGACAATTCATGCATTTTAGTTCACTCTG
This sequence is a window from Hyphomicrobiales bacterium. Protein-coding genes within it:
- a CDS encoding cupin domain-containing protein; translation: MTLTLRRSEERGRANFGWLNSRHSFSFGHYHDPRHMGFGPLRVINDDRVAPGGGFPAHPHSDMEIISYVLEGALEHKDSLGTGSVIRPGDVQRMSAGTGVRHSEFNASKTEPVHFLQVWIIPEKKGIAPGYEQRSFPDAEKRGRLRLIGSREGREGSVTIHQDVDLYATMLGEGDAVEHMIAAGRGGWVQVARGCLALNGEPLREGDGVAISTSGRLHLEGLDEAEVLLFDMGA